One window from the genome of Candidatus Margulisiibacteriota bacterium encodes:
- a CDS encoding phosphate ABC transporter substrate-binding protein: MKAFKQSFPKVPLFLFFFVFACLIFSSCARNKIVQIKGSDTMVNLAQALAEDYMQGKQIPIAVTGGGSGVGIAALINNNADIALSSRDMTKHEIELAVKAGVFPNEIQVGSDGVAVVTSHKNPISKLTVKQLSDVFNGKTTNWKELGGPDKEIVALSRDRNSGTHVFFLEEIVKLGSKKNPNEFAREVLMLPSTQAIVEEVASNPEAVGYIGLGYITDRTKVLSVAKKEGASYVFPDEITCANGQYPIARPLFFYTNRAPAGVIKGFIDYVFTKQGQAIVKDMGFVPLKVKGR, translated from the coding sequence ATGAAAGCATTCAAACAATCTTTCCCGAAAGTTCCCCTGTTCCTCTTTTTTTTTGTGTTTGCCTGTCTCATCTTTTCTTCCTGCGCGCGCAATAAGATAGTCCAGATCAAAGGTTCCGATACTATGGTCAACCTTGCGCAGGCGCTTGCCGAAGACTATATGCAAGGCAAGCAGATCCCTATTGCGGTCACCGGAGGCGGCTCGGGTGTTGGGATAGCCGCGCTGATAAACAACAATGCCGATATCGCCCTTTCTTCCAGGGACATGACCAAACATGAGATAGAACTTGCGGTCAAGGCCGGAGTATTTCCCAACGAGATCCAGGTGGGAAGCGACGGAGTAGCGGTGGTGACTTCCCATAAGAACCCGATAAGCAAACTGACAGTAAAACAGCTCTCGGATGTCTTTAACGGAAAGACCACTAACTGGAAAGAACTCGGGGGGCCTGATAAGGAGATCGTTGCGCTTTCCAGGGACAGGAACTCCGGGACGCATGTCTTTTTTCTTGAAGAGATAGTAAAGCTGGGCAGCAAGAAGAACCCCAATGAGTTTGCCAGGGAAGTGCTTATGCTGCCTTCGACCCAGGCGATAGTTGAAGAAGTGGCTTCAAACCCGGAAGCTGTCGGCTATATAGGCCTGGGCTATATAACCGACAGGACCAAGGTCCTTTCTGTTGCCAAAAAAGAGGGTGCCTCCTATGTTTTCCCTGACGAGATCACCTGCGCCAACGGACAATACCCGATAGCCAGGCCGCTCTTTTTTTATACGAACAGAGCCCCTGCAGGGGTGATAAAAGGTTTCATAGATTATGTTTTTACAAAGCAAGGGCAGGCAATAGTTAAGGACATGGGCTTTGTGCCTTTAAAGGTGAAGGGAAGATGA
- a CDS encoding ABC transporter substrate-binding protein: protein MKRILNGFIAVLLIGLCAPAMAAEYDGLWFMGFNLNKDVFGNDTGKLVRQAVNYAVDRNYISSQIIGDGNTPTTVLPPGMDGQDGSIKGYIYDRTKAKALMKKAGYSMKDKRLKGLVLLHTDGDKTVKIAEAIKGYLSSIGIGIKLKQMDYEDQQAWDRALSSGKHHLFLMGYKAPDEFDGPQKGFRSASGFLNDLFHSKGSANFFFLRDEGLDSLIDGDRPKEASLRLQEDPATVNLFYITVL, encoded by the coding sequence ATGAAAAGAATTCTAAACGGCTTTATAGCGGTCCTCCTTATCGGTTTGTGCGCCCCTGCCATGGCAGCAGAATACGACGGCTTGTGGTTCATGGGCTTTAACCTCAACAAAGATGTTTTTGGAAATGATACGGGAAAACTGGTGCGGCAGGCCGTAAATTATGCCGTTGACAGAAATTACATCTCTTCGCAGATCATCGGAGACGGCAACACTCCTACCACCGTGCTGCCTCCCGGTATGGATGGACAGGACGGCTCAATAAAAGGCTATATCTATGACCGTACAAAGGCAAAAGCGCTAATGAAAAAGGCCGGTTATTCAATGAAAGATAAAAGGCTTAAAGGTCTCGTCCTTCTTCATACGGACGGGGACAAGACAGTAAAGATCGCCGAAGCGATAAAGGGCTACCTTTCCTCTATCGGCATCGGCATAAAACTCAAGCAGATGGACTACGAGGACCAGCAGGCCTGGGACAGAGCCCTTTCTTCAGGAAAACACCATCTGTTCCTTATGGGCTACAAGGCCCCTGACGAATTTGACGGACCACAAAAGGGTTTTCGCAGCGCCTCAGGGTTCCTGAATGACCTTTTTCATTCAAAGGGGAGCGCAAATTTTTTCTTTTTGAGGGATGAGGGGCTTGACAGCCTCATAGACGGGGACAGGCCAAAAGAAGCCTCGCTGAGGTTGCAGGAAGACCCTGCAACTGTTAATCTTTTCTATATAACGGTATTATGA
- a CDS encoding YqeG family HAD IIIA-type phosphatase yields the protein MKNHLVPSSYVNSVYDIDLDSLKSKGICVLLIDLDDTLLPRSESRIPLKTYSWIEKAKELGFEAYLASNGTRVERLNKIASDLGIEGLALAFKPFPFAFKKLLSKAGVTASKAAVIGDQLMTDILGGNLFGAYTILVNPLSPERSLVRIPYRLFESFVAGVLKIKVEN from the coding sequence ATGAAAAACCATCTGGTCCCAAGCAGCTATGTTAACAGCGTCTATGATATAGACCTGGATTCTTTAAAAAGTAAGGGCATCTGTGTTCTTCTCATAGACCTCGACGATACGCTTTTGCCAAGGAGCGAATCCAGGATACCCCTTAAGACATACAGCTGGATAGAAAAGGCAAAGGAGCTTGGATTTGAAGCATATCTTGCTTCTAACGGCACCAGGGTGGAGCGGCTCAACAAGATAGCGTCCGACCTGGGTATCGAGGGCCTGGCACTTGCCTTTAAGCCTTTCCCGTTCGCCTTTAAAAAACTGCTGTCAAAAGCGGGAGTTACCGCATCCAAAGCGGCCGTTATAGGCGACCAGTTGATGACGGATATCCTTGGAGGGAACCTTTTCGGAGCCTACACCATCCTGGTAAATCCGCTGTCGCCGGAGAGATCGCTGGTCAGGATCCCCTACAGGCTGTTCGAAAGTTTTGTGGCTGGGGTGTTAAAGATCAAGGTCGAGAACTAA
- the ruvA gene encoding Holliday junction branch migration protein RuvA, translating to MLSHICGTLEASENNLITVDVNGVGYDIMIPLSMAASLPKKGEKIRIDTFFAVREDAVALFGFPDKETKSLFKHLISVSGIGPKAAMSLLSSFETRLLIASITKGDVALLSSASGVGKKTAERLIVELKEKLAKAYKSESGQTPLSISTEEPLLKDIVSALMALGYGAKEARTAAMSCGIDFSQKPSIEEAIKKALKAIS from the coding sequence ATGCTGAGCCATATTTGCGGAACGCTTGAAGCCTCGGAAAACAACCTGATCACGGTGGACGTTAACGGGGTCGGATACGATATTATGATCCCTCTATCGATGGCTGCCTCGCTGCCCAAAAAAGGAGAAAAGATCAGGATAGATACTTTTTTTGCGGTTAGAGAGGATGCTGTCGCTTTGTTCGGATTTCCGGACAAAGAAACAAAAAGTCTCTTCAAGCATCTTATTTCGGTTTCGGGGATCGGTCCCAAAGCCGCAATGAGCCTGCTTTCCTCTTTTGAAACTAGGCTGCTGATAGCTTCTATCACAAAAGGGGATGTGGCGCTTTTGAGCTCTGCGAGCGGGGTCGGTAAAAAGACCGCTGAAAGACTGATAGTGGAACTGAAGGAAAAACTGGCAAAAGCCTATAAATCCGAATCCGGGCAGACCCCGCTTTCGATATCGACAGAAGAACCGCTCTTAAAAGACATTGTTTCGGCCCTGATGGCTCTGGGCTACGGAGCAAAAGAGGCCAGGACAGCGGCAATGAGCTGCGGTATAGATTTTTCTCAGAAACCCTCGATAGAGGAAGCGATCAAGAAAGCGCTTAAGGCAATAAGTTAG
- the ruvC gene encoding crossover junction endodeoxyribonuclease RuvC gives MIVMGIDPGTATTGYGFIKEEKNRIEVLEYGAIRTSSKKRQDERLAEISDQLSDLIARFSPDSVAVEQLFFTSNAKTAIKVGEARGVILLTAAKQGVSVAEYTPLQVKQALTGYGKADKKQIQYMVKMLLKCKETPKPDDAADALAIAICHVNSRKLRALSC, from the coding sequence ATGATCGTAATGGGAATTGACCCCGGGACCGCCACCACCGGCTACGGCTTTATCAAAGAAGAAAAGAACAGGATAGAAGTGCTGGAGTACGGAGCCATCAGGACCTCTTCAAAAAAACGACAGGACGAACGCCTGGCAGAGATCTCGGATCAACTTTCCGACCTGATAGCAAGGTTTTCTCCGGACAGCGTGGCGGTTGAACAGCTGTTTTTTACCTCCAATGCAAAGACGGCGATAAAAGTGGGGGAGGCGCGAGGCGTGATACTGCTGACGGCGGCAAAACAGGGGGTTTCTGTTGCCGAATACACCCCGCTTCAGGTAAAGCAGGCATTGACCGGATACGGCAAAGCCGATAAGAAACAGATCCAGTACATGGTGAAAATGCTGCTTAAATGCAAGGAAACTCCAAAGCCCGATGATGCGGCGGATGCTCTGGCTATAGCGATCTGCCATGTGAATTCCAGGAAACTGAGAGCCCTGTCATGCTGA
- a CDS encoding zinc ribbon domain-containing protein produces MSKKEIRCSSCNKLLLKDGQIKCPRCKEITEVGTPCQYYDGCTHRQEKSRSDMMQKMYGTLPIGAREKVRLSNYRRAD; encoded by the coding sequence ATGTCCAAAAAAGAGATCAGGTGCTCGTCCTGCAACAAACTGCTGCTTAAAGACGGTCAGATAAAATGTCCTAGATGTAAAGAGATAACAGAGGTCGGGACCCCGTGCCAGTACTATGACGGCTGCACCCACAGGCAGGAAAAAAGCAGGTCCGATATGATGCAAAAAATGTACGGAACGCTCCCGATAGGAGCAAGAGAAAAGGTAAGGCTCTCAAATTACAGAAGAGCCGATTAG
- a CDS encoding formylglycine-generating enzyme family protein, with amino-acid sequence MVINGMRITGMGARHVLFRPVFGEIKLRIPEMINFTSGSFPMGSDYFSDTRPIRQVKLSEFAIGKYPVTNGEYLGYLHLMGFSIPNIVADPEYAMHPVGGISWYDAERYCDFLSGLEMPRIGGEGLRKFSLPTEAQWEYAARGNEGRRYPWGDEPYEGRVNTRNGETLPVDFLPLGATPSGVFDMASNITEWCKDWYGSYDPRDLIDPINSRPDPNNNDCRVVRGASFRVIEYPDHLLAFYRGRESYARQDLNFGFRIAEILKP; translated from the coding sequence TTGGTAATAAACGGGATGAGAATCACTGGAATGGGAGCTAGACATGTATTGTTCCGGCCGGTATTCGGGGAGATAAAACTGAGGATCCCTGAAATGATAAACTTTACAAGCGGGTCTTTCCCAATGGGAAGTGATTATTTTTCGGACACCAGACCGATAAGGCAGGTAAAATTAAGCGAATTCGCGATAGGAAAATATCCTGTTACAAACGGTGAATATCTTGGTTATCTTCATTTGATGGGATTTAGCATACCCAATATTGTGGCTGATCCGGAATATGCAATGCATCCGGTCGGAGGCATCAGCTGGTATGATGCGGAAAGGTATTGTGATTTTCTAAGCGGGCTAGAGATGCCGAGAATAGGAGGCGAGGGGCTTAGAAAATTCAGTCTTCCGACCGAGGCTCAATGGGAATATGCGGCAAGGGGAAATGAGGGGAGAAGGTATCCTTGGGGAGATGAGCCGTATGAAGGGCGTGTGAACACGAGAAATGGAGAGACACTGCCTGTTGATTTCTTACCTTTAGGCGCGACTCCTTCAGGTGTATTTGATATGGCCAGCAATATAACGGAATGGTGTAAAGACTGGTATGGCAGTTATGATCCCAGGGATCTGATAGATCCTATTAATTCCAGGCCGGATCCGAATAATAATGATTGCAGAGTTGTGCGAGGTGCTTCTTTTAGAGTTATTGAATACCCGGATCATCTTCTTGCTTTCTACAGAGGAAGGGAGAGCTACGCCCGGCAAGACCTTAATTTTGGTTTTCGTATAGCCGAGATATTAAAACCGTAG
- the trpC gene encoding indole-3-glycerol phosphate synthase TrpC: protein MILDDIIFDKRQEVTALKIKMRGLDLKKLVKKSPPPRDFFAAVSKPVALIAEVKKASPTAGVISQDFDPVKTAKKYEKAEANAVSVLTDGKYFEGGIDDLKKVSKAVRLPVLRKDFIIDEDQIYESRMNGADAILLIAAVLDDEKLAEFIKIIRNLGMRVLLEVHSEEEMERALKTPARIIGINNRDLKTFKVDLATTERLAARIPAGRKTVLVSESGIKSADDVRRVKKAGACAVLVGEVLMRHSDTGVKIRELKLEGSG, encoded by the coding sequence ATGATACTGGACGATATTATCTTTGACAAAAGGCAGGAGGTAACGGCGCTCAAGATAAAGATGCGGGGGCTGGACCTTAAGAAGCTTGTTAAGAAAAGTCCGCCGCCGAGGGATTTTTTTGCCGCTGTCTCAAAGCCCGTTGCCCTGATAGCCGAAGTTAAAAAGGCTTCTCCCACCGCTGGGGTGATCAGTCAGGACTTTGACCCCGTAAAGACCGCCAAAAAGTACGAGAAAGCGGAAGCAAACGCGGTGTCTGTGCTTACCGATGGAAAGTATTTTGAAGGCGGCATAGACGATCTTAAGAAAGTGTCAAAAGCAGTCAGGCTACCTGTCCTGCGCAAAGATTTCATAATTGACGAGGACCAGATATATGAGTCCAGGATGAACGGGGCAGATGCCATCCTGCTTATTGCAGCTGTCCTTGATGACGAAAAACTTGCGGAGTTCATAAAGATAATCAGGAACCTGGGAATGCGGGTGCTGCTGGAGGTCCACAGCGAAGAGGAGATGGAAAGAGCGCTAAAGACCCCGGCCAGGATCATCGGAATAAACAACCGCGATCTTAAGACCTTTAAGGTGGACCTCGCAACCACAGAGCGCCTTGCCGCAAGGATCCCGGCAGGCAGAAAAACGGTCCTTGTTTCGGAAAGCGGCATTAAGTCTGCCGATGATGTCAGGCGCGTAAAAAAGGCAGGGGCCTGCGCGGTCCTGGTGGGAGAAGTGCTTATGAGGCATTCGGATACGGGAGTTAAGATCAGGGAATTAAAACTTGAAGGATCCGGGTGA
- the rsmH gene encoding 16S rRNA (cytosine(1402)-N(4))-methyltransferase RsmH codes for MNYHTPVLLKESADLLVSGKEGFYVDATAGGGGHSVEILKRIVPSGKLVAFDRDEESHEQLAIKLRQEGLEDYCISVHDNFSSLKEHLALMNIKKISGILFDLGVSSRQIDEPFRGFSYMKDGPLDMRMDQRSAVTAEQVLNSASGKDLEAILRNYGEERMAKRIINSIVSSRPLSSTSELCGAVRRAVPKPMSMAACVRVFQALRIHVNKELESLETALADAVKLLEKGSRIVVISYHSLEDRIVKQFFRTQSLDCICDNRAPKCTCSHKKALKILTKKPVCASRREVLENPRARSAKLRAAERM; via the coding sequence ATGAATTACCACACCCCTGTTCTGCTTAAAGAATCTGCCGACCTGTTAGTAAGCGGCAAAGAAGGCTTTTATGTGGATGCCACGGCGGGAGGCGGCGGACACAGCGTTGAGATACTTAAAAGGATCGTTCCGTCCGGAAAGCTTGTGGCCTTTGACCGCGACGAAGAATCCCATGAGCAGCTGGCAATAAAACTGCGGCAGGAGGGTCTTGAAGATTATTGTATATCCGTACATGACAATTTTTCTTCGCTAAAAGAACATTTGGCCCTAATGAACATTAAAAAGATCTCGGGGATCCTTTTTGATCTCGGCGTTTCTTCTAGACAGATAGACGAACCCTTTAGGGGGTTCAGTTATATGAAGGACGGTCCGCTTGATATGAGAATGGACCAAAGATCTGCCGTGACCGCCGAACAGGTCCTTAACTCGGCTTCCGGAAAGGACCTGGAAGCCATTTTGAGGAACTATGGCGAAGAAAGGATGGCAAAAAGGATCATTAACAGCATTGTTTCTTCAAGGCCGCTTTCTTCAACCTCCGAGCTCTGCGGCGCCGTAAGGCGCGCTGTGCCAAAGCCCATGTCAATGGCGGCCTGTGTCAGGGTCTTTCAGGCCCTGCGCATACATGTTAATAAAGAACTGGAAAGTCTTGAAACAGCTCTTGCTGACGCTGTGAAGCTGCTTGAAAAGGGCTCAAGGATAGTTGTAATATCTTACCACAGCCTTGAGGACCGCATAGTCAAGCAGTTCTTCAGAACTCAGTCGCTGGACTGCATTTGCGATAACAGGGCGCCAAAGTGCACCTGCAGCCATAAAAAGGCCCTTAAGATACTGACAAAAAAGCCCGTGTGCGCTTCGCGTCGGGAGGTCTTAGAAAATCCCCGGGCAAGGAGCGCTAAACTGCGCGCAGCGGAAAGGATGTAA
- the gltX gene encoding glutamate--tRNA ligase: MNKVKVRFAPSPTGYLHMGGARTSLYNWLFARKNRGVFLLRIEDTDNARSTKEAVQAILDGLSWLGMDWDEGPFYQTQRLDLYGDFAGKLLESGRAYKCFCTSEELAAQRKEAESKKEAPMYNGRCRGLNREQISALEAEGKKCVLRFKTPKSGTTVVSDMIRGDVKFENLLLDDFVIVKSDGFPTYNFAAVVDDHLMDISHVIRGDDHLSNTPRQVLMYEAFGFSLPKFAHIPMILGKDKARLSKRHGATSVIAYKDMGYLPEAMVNYLARLGWGHGDQEVFSVDELIELFDIERVSKTPAVFDMDKLDWLNSIYIKQSPPQRIVLMTKPFLEAAYPSYKELEKTPEGREKIEKIVVCLLERMKTLKDIVALSDFFFLDEITYDQKAIEKHMKEEGVKEILSKLGSALKSVNPFTKDNIETAFRGLAAELGIKAGKVIHPARVALTGRSDSPPMFDTVEIIGKEVCLKRLEKAFQLLQ; encoded by the coding sequence ATCAACAAGGTCAAGGTCCGCTTTGCTCCCTCCCCCACCGGCTATCTGCACATGGGAGGGGCCAGGACCTCTCTATACAACTGGCTGTTCGCCAGGAAAAACAGGGGCGTTTTTCTTCTTCGGATCGAGGACACTGATAACGCCCGCTCTACAAAGGAGGCTGTGCAGGCCATCCTTGACGGCCTCTCCTGGCTCGGCATGGACTGGGACGAGGGCCCCTTTTATCAGACACAAAGGCTTGACCTGTACGGGGACTTTGCGGGCAAACTGCTTGAAAGCGGCAGGGCATACAAATGCTTCTGCACAAGCGAGGAACTTGCCGCCCAGCGCAAAGAAGCCGAGTCAAAAAAAGAAGCGCCCATGTACAACGGCCGCTGCAGGGGCCTTAACAGGGAACAGATCTCGGCGCTGGAGGCAGAGGGCAAAAAATGCGTTCTGCGCTTTAAGACCCCCAAAAGCGGGACCACTGTGGTAAGCGACATGATCAGGGGCGATGTAAAGTTCGAGAACCTGCTCCTGGATGATTTTGTCATCGTAAAGTCCGACGGCTTCCCGACCTATAATTTTGCCGCGGTGGTAGATGACCATCTTATGGACATCAGCCATGTGATAAGGGGGGACGACCATCTTTCAAACACTCCAAGACAGGTCCTTATGTACGAAGCCTTTGGTTTTTCGCTGCCAAAATTCGCCCACATACCGATGATCCTTGGAAAAGACAAAGCCCGTCTTTCAAAACGGCATGGAGCAACTTCCGTAATAGCCTACAAGGACATGGGCTATCTTCCGGAAGCCATGGTCAATTACCTGGCGCGCCTGGGCTGGGGCCACGGCGATCAGGAAGTATTCAGTGTTGACGAATTGATAGAGCTTTTTGACATAGAAAGGGTGAGCAAGACGCCTGCGGTGTTCGACATGGACAAACTTGACTGGTTAAACTCGATCTACATCAAACAGTCGCCCCCGCAGAGGATCGTCCTGATGACAAAACCGTTCCTTGAGGCCGCGTATCCTTCATATAAAGAACTGGAGAAAACCCCCGAAGGCAGGGAAAAGATAGAAAAAATAGTCGTTTGTCTGCTTGAAAGGATGAAAACACTTAAGGATATAGTGGCTCTCTCTGACTTCTTCTTCCTGGACGAGATAACCTATGACCAGAAAGCGATCGAAAAGCATATGAAGGAAGAAGGGGTAAAAGAGATACTGTCAAAGCTCGGCAGCGCCCTTAAGAGCGTTAACCCCTTTACAAAGGATAATATCGAAACCGCCTTCAGGGGGCTTGCCGCAGAGCTCGGCATAAAAGCCGGTAAAGTCATCCATCCCGCAAGGGTGGCCCTTACAGGAAGGTCCGATTCCCCGCCGATGTTCGATACCGTCGAAATAATCGGCAAAGAAGTGTGCCTAAAAAGGCTTGAGAAAGCTTTTCAACTGCTTCAATAA
- a CDS encoding PIG-L family deacetylase — protein sequence MPSAASLVPQKGPVALFANSANRAVQGFSLLEINGKPRIVEVVTPSTERARYSGLLSWIEERDLYFHSIDTSERLSPSKRCAAELRSADAVIIPSALPGSKTEEALYQSFLGPVRQGTALIHPISMRNMAGVFNYNYFYGSGAMQAQYEAVLSCASQIVRVDFAQILFNAAKSLGFELQTKRDRNFAFAERFQLRYMMPGGNWELPNRELNEASGLLQNGGLKGNIFFASPHADDLVIAAGAFVASLTAKGWNCLDLVFASGQGGVTADFILKNKEQLLGSLPARSAERQLLLNNYYVLEALPPGSEESKAAERFIKTFVRMSELAETDKPLGAVPELLNLPFYDNRNPDGSRVILPFEYDLVRTALAHNFDRVDMVFAPLKGDMHPDHVATRTIALKIAAGLAVEQGSPIPVFSYASPWFTGATPINALLYYQPQSGFSKQYPAVKSFGRALAIAGTELSCGFAAAPPALGAYCGGDTDRIIAEGFNISVKQ from the coding sequence ATGCCATCTGCAGCAAGTCTTGTCCCGCAAAAGGGTCCGGTTGCTCTTTTTGCCAACAGCGCCAATAGAGCGGTACAGGGCTTTTCCCTTTTGGAGATCAATGGAAAGCCAAGGATAGTTGAAGTGGTAACTCCTTCAACTGAGCGCGCAAGATACAGCGGCCTTCTTTCCTGGATAGAAGAAAGGGACCTGTACTTCCACAGTATTGACACAAGCGAAAGGCTTTCCCCAAGCAAAAGATGCGCTGCAGAGCTGCGGAGTGCCGATGCCGTAATTATTCCCTCTGCACTACCGGGCAGCAAAACGGAAGAGGCTCTCTATCAAAGCTTTCTCGGTCCGGTAAGACAGGGAACAGCGCTAATTCACCCGATCTCTATGAGGAATATGGCCGGGGTGTTTAACTACAATTACTTTTACGGAAGCGGCGCAATGCAGGCACAGTATGAGGCCGTACTTAGCTGCGCTTCACAGATAGTAAGGGTTGATTTTGCCCAGATACTGTTCAACGCCGCAAAAAGCCTCGGGTTTGAGCTTCAGACAAAAAGGGATCGCAATTTTGCTTTTGCGGAAAGGTTCCAACTCAGGTACATGATGCCCGGAGGCAATTGGGAACTGCCTAACCGGGAGCTTAACGAGGCTTCGGGGCTTCTGCAGAACGGTGGCCTTAAAGGCAATATCTTTTTTGCAAGCCCGCACGCCGATGATCTGGTCATTGCCGCCGGAGCTTTTGTCGCCAGCCTGACCGCAAAGGGCTGGAACTGCCTTGACCTTGTCTTTGCAAGCGGCCAGGGCGGCGTCACAGCTGATTTCATACTTAAGAATAAAGAACAGCTGCTCGGCTCCCTGCCCGCCAGAAGCGCAGAAAGACAGCTTTTACTGAACAATTATTACGTTCTTGAGGCCCTGCCTCCCGGAAGCGAGGAAAGCAAGGCTGCCGAAAGGTTCATAAAGACATTCGTCAGGATGAGTGAGCTTGCCGAAACAGATAAGCCTCTCGGGGCCGTTCCCGAACTGCTCAACCTGCCCTTTTATGACAACAGGAATCCCGACGGCAGCAGAGTAATACTGCCGTTCGAATACGACCTGGTCCGGACGGCTCTTGCGCACAATTTTGACAGGGTGGACATGGTGTTTGCTCCGCTCAAGGGCGATATGCATCCCGATCATGTGGCAACAAGGACCATAGCGCTTAAAATAGCCGCGGGACTCGCGGTAGAACAGGGATCCCCGATACCCGTTTTTTCTTATGCCTCGCCCTGGTTCACCGGAGCCACCCCTATCAACGCACTCCTTTATTATCAGCCTCAGAGCGGTTTTTCAAAACAATATCCGGCAGTCAAGTCATTTGGAAGAGCTCTGGCCATTGCAGGGACAGAACTTTCCTGCGGCTTTGCCGCGGCCCCTCCGGCCCTGGGCGCTTACTGCGGGGGAGATACGGACAGGATAATAGCTGAAGGGTTTAATATCTCTGTCAAACAATAA